In a genomic window of Zingiber officinale cultivar Zhangliang chromosome 9B, Zo_v1.1, whole genome shotgun sequence:
- the LOC122024368 gene encoding transcription factor-like protein DPB isoform X2 codes for MNDGSKNTARASFGTPAFSGCQSASTSSSVGSPSSRIEPVATTPASENTLVRLNHLEIHRDDVGTPEVAVGAKKKKRGARAVSGDKSGRGLRQFSMKVCEKVESKGRTTYNEVADELVTEFADPNNNPGSQDQLSENGLTFQRICLVMEDVLLSFEEFSVTGI; via the exons ATGAACGACGGGAGCAAGAACACTGCCAGAGCCTCCTTCGGCACGCCAGCCTTCTCCGGCTGTCAATCGGCCTCCACCAGCAGCAGCGTGGGCTCGCCCTCCAGCCGGATCGAGCCAGTGGCGACCACGCCCGCCAGCGAGAACACCTTGGTAAGGCTGAATCACCTCGAAATCCACAGGGACGACGTGGGAACGCCAGAAGTAGCCGTGGG CgctaaaaagaaaaaaaggggtGCTCGAGCAGTTTCAGGTGATAAAAGTGGAAGGGGACTCCGACAATTCAGCATGAAAG TTTGTGAGAAAGTTGAAAGCAAGGGACGCACTACTTACAATGAG GTTGCAGATGAACTTGTTACAGAGTTTGCAGATCCCAACAATAATCCAGGATCTCAAGATCAGCTAAGTGAAAATGGCCTGACCTTCCAAAG AATATGTCTGGTGATGGAAGATGTGCTACTATCCTTCGAGGAATTTTCTGTTACCGGTATATGA
- the LOC122024368 gene encoding transcription factor-like protein DPB isoform X1, whose product MNDGSKNTARASFGTPAFSGCQSASTSSSVGSPSSRIEPVATTPASENTLVRLNHLEIHRDDVGTPEVAVGAKKKKRGARAVSGDKSGRGLRQFSMKVCEKVESKGRTTYNEVADELVTEFADPNNNPGSQDQLSENGLTFQRLCSFNPGCTSSITRHILTINIYYCLIIVEVIRGSIKGNSLRWPGTQKSPHVLHCVHASIVHFLFTQPPY is encoded by the exons ATGAACGACGGGAGCAAGAACACTGCCAGAGCCTCCTTCGGCACGCCAGCCTTCTCCGGCTGTCAATCGGCCTCCACCAGCAGCAGCGTGGGCTCGCCCTCCAGCCGGATCGAGCCAGTGGCGACCACGCCCGCCAGCGAGAACACCTTGGTAAGGCTGAATCACCTCGAAATCCACAGGGACGACGTGGGAACGCCAGAAGTAGCCGTGGG CgctaaaaagaaaaaaaggggtGCTCGAGCAGTTTCAGGTGATAAAAGTGGAAGGGGACTCCGACAATTCAGCATGAAAG TTTGTGAGAAAGTTGAAAGCAAGGGACGCACTACTTACAATGAG GTTGCAGATGAACTTGTTACAGAGTTTGCAGATCCCAACAATAATCCAGGATCTCAAGATCAGCTAAGTGAAAATGGCCTGACCTTCCAAAGATTATGCTCATTTAATCCAGGTTGTACATCTTCCATCACCAGACATATTCTGACAATAAATATTTACTACTGTCTCATTATTGTGGAGGTTATAAGAGGCAGCATAAAAGGAAATTCTCTTCGTTGGCCAGGTACACAAAAAAGTCCTCACGTTTTACATTGCGTGCACGCATCTATTGTTCATTTTCTTTTCACTCAACCACCGTACTGA
- the LOC122023085 gene encoding uncharacterized protein LOC122023085, with protein MQFIYVLPGWEGSAHDGRILRDAISRPTRLKVPQGCYYLVDAGYCNSSGFLAPYRGHRYHLNEFDGHRPETPEEYFNMKHSRARNVIERCFDPQESIEDDEESEDEESDDDDDEVEYIRTIAPTDYMMKSSTVDVHNQETNDVEYGRGKNKRFWTEEESWVLIRCLQDMTIDPLWKTDGGFKNNYINEIRRLMVQKLPQLIIEVKHIDSRIKFLKGRYHAINEILHIHKDAKGLYNVSFSYFTDLDIVYGKDRATGDVAEDPLAAEQNLGNIDVTLTVTDESDSNIEIEFLSTMESLPSNSSSSCAAKKKCPHQVHKASKKTKFAPVKNAETEYKEFNDEIRGFMKSLDGHLSTMSTWMQGTTSRMPQVLELLEKHGFSGPDKYKAFKAICQDPLNVDLLFSLDSTEVREYVLTLI; from the exons ATGCAATTTATATATGTGTTACCTGGATGGGAAGGTTCTGCTCACGACGGTCGTATTCTTCGTGATGCCATTAGTAGGCCTACTAGGCTTAAAGTACCTCAAG GTTGTTACTACTTGGTGGATGCTGGTTATTGTAATTCTTCTGGATTTCTTGCGCCTTATCGTGGACATAGGTATCATCTTAATGAGTTTGATGGTCATCGACCCGAGACTCCGGAAGAATATTTTAATATGAAGCACTCTCGAGCAAGAAATGTAATTGAGAGGTGTTTTG ATCCTCAGGAATCTATAGAGGATGATGAAGAAAGCGAAGATGAGGaaagtgatgatgatgatgatgaagtggAATACATACGAACAATTGCCCCAACTGACTA TATGATGAAAAGTAGTACAGTGGATGTCCATAACCAAGAGACAAATGATGTGGAATACGGAAGAGGCAAGAATAAGCGGTTTTGGACAGAGGAGGAAAGTTGGGTCTTAATTAGATGTTTACAAGATATGACCATTGATCCTCTTTGGAAAACAGATGGTGGTTTTAAGAACAATTATATAAACGAGATAAGAAGattaatggtgcaaaagttacccCAGTTGATAATTGAAGTGAAGCACATTGACTCTAGGATCAAGTTCTTGAAGGGAAGGTACCATGCTATTAATGAAAT ATTGCAT attCACAAAGATGCTAAGGGCTTATATAATGTCTCATTCTCTTACTTTACGGATTTGGATATTGTGTATGGCAAGGATCGAGCAACGGGGGATGTGGCTGAAGATCCACTTGCTGCTGAACAGAATTTAGGAAATATTGATGTTACTTTGACTGTGACAGATGAGAGTGATTCCAacattgaaattgaatttttatcTACCATGGAGTCACTGCCATCTAATTCTTCCAGTTCATGTGCTGCCAAGAAAAAATGCCCTCATCAAGTTCATAAAGCTTCAAAGAAGACCAAGTTTGCACCTGTGAAGAATGCTGAAACTGAGTACAAGGAATTTAATGATGAAATTCGGGGTTTTATGAAGAGTCTTGATGGTCACCTTAGCACAATGTCAACTTGGATGCAAGGTACAACCTCAAGAATGCCACAAGTTCTTGAACTGCTGGAAAAGCATGGGTTCAGTGGTCCAGATAAGTACAAGGCTTTTAAAGCAATTTGTCAAGATCCTTTGAATGTTGACTTATTATTCAGTTTAGATTCCACTGAAGTGAGGGAATATGTGCTCACTTTAATATAA